In Flavobacterium sp. CS20, a single window of DNA contains:
- a CDS encoding family 43 glycosylhydrolase, with protein MKYFKIILINLLFISCKDTSDSGLAHQEQSVKTEKRNYKTYCNPVDIDYSYMSHYRAKNKVSYRSGADPAVVNFKGRYYMFVTRSHGYWSSDDMLNWTFIRPQSWYFKGSNAPAAAVKDGKIIVYGDPSGRGPIIETDNPELGDWKTNFAVLNPPGGIQDPDLFVDDDGKVYLYEESSNKWLIRVVELDPDNYYVPMGEQKDLFTLHPDKYGWERFGQDHKSDLEPYLEGPWMVKHKDTYYLEYGALCTQWNVYADGVRTSKSPFGPFEYAPYNPISYKPGGFLKGSGHGSTVKDNQGNYWHYATMAISVNYKFERRIGI; from the coding sequence ATGAAATATTTTAAAATCATCTTAATCAATTTACTTTTCATATCCTGCAAAGACACTTCTGATAGTGGCTTAGCTCATCAAGAGCAATCAGTTAAAACTGAGAAACGAAATTATAAAACCTATTGCAATCCTGTTGATATAGACTATTCATACATGTCGCACTACAGAGCTAAAAACAAGGTTTCCTATCGTTCTGGTGCAGACCCGGCAGTTGTAAATTTTAAAGGAAGATACTATATGTTCGTGACACGTTCTCATGGCTATTGGTCTTCTGATGATATGCTAAACTGGACCTTTATTAGACCACAAAGTTGGTATTTTAAAGGGAGTAACGCCCCAGCAGCCGCTGTAAAAGATGGAAAAATAATTGTCTATGGTGATCCCTCTGGTCGTGGGCCAATTATAGAAACAGACAATCCCGAATTAGGCGATTGGAAAACTAATTTCGCAGTGCTAAATCCACCTGGTGGCATTCAAGATCCCGACTTGTTTGTAGATGATGACGGGAAGGTGTACTTGTATGAAGAGTCTTCAAACAAATGGCTAATTCGGGTCGTAGAACTCGATCCAGACAATTATTATGTGCCTATGGGCGAGCAGAAAGATCTATTCACTCTTCATCCCGATAAGTATGGCTGGGAACGTTTTGGACAAGATCATAAATCAGATTTAGAGCCCTATTTAGAAGGACCTTGGATGGTAAAACATAAGGACACTTATTATTTGGAATATGGCGCACTGTGCACGCAATGGAATGTGTACGCCGATGGGGTTAGAACTAGTAAAAGTCCGTTTGGACCCTTTGAATATGCACCTTACAATCCAATTTCTTATAAGCCAGGCGGATTTTTAAAAGGTTCTGGGCACGGCAGTACAGTAAAAGACAACCAAGGTAATTATTGGCATTACGCTACTATGGCTATTTCGGTAAATTATAAGTTTGAACGCAGAATCGGTATATAG